Part of the Prunus dulcis chromosome 8, ALMONDv2, whole genome shotgun sequence genome is shown below.
ATTGATTGTATTTGCAGCTAGTAGCCCCGTTTCAAGACTGATTTGTTATCAGAATTGTCTAAAGCGTTTAACAATTCACTGCTGTatgtatttttaaatttgaatttctgaGAGCGTTTGGTTACTgagaaaatattttcattcgAAAACATCTTTATATTTCATAAAATCCTGGTACTATGATCCTGCAACTAACAGGCCCTAGATGGGGTCGACTTTGGCTCTAACCAGACTTACACATTAAAGTGGGAGGACACATTAAAGTGGGAGGAcataaagaaagaacaaaGCAAAAAGTTCATTAGGAGGATAGATTCTTAAGTTAAAGAACAAGGTTGACCAAGAAACATTGCCTGCTTAAGTAAAGCAAAATCTGAGACGATCCGCTTTCTAATTTTCAACATTTCACAGAGGAACCcgtgtgttttcttttatctgaAGTCTGGTACTGTAttgaagttgggataaaaacAGAAGATAAAGCAAGAATATGAACATTACAATCCACAGAAGATAAAGCAAGAATATGAACATTACAATCCACATCAAGCCAAGGCATAAACATAGTAAAATAGGCTACACTTTGGATCAGCTACGGCAACGAGCAATAGCACTGCATCCACGGTTGTAGGGGTTACTCTCTGCACCTGGCTTGCAGTTGTAGTAGGACGCACCTCTCCGAGAGCATGGCACAGTGTTTCTCTGCAGAGCTCCATAGCTGATGTATTGTGAGGTGGCCAGTATCCGCCTGTTGATCTCAGAGTCCATGTCAAACTCATCATCAGCCATGCACTCCGCAATCGAACCCGGGCAGCGGGTTCTGCCTGGAACCCAGCTCAACCTGTGATCGCTGCCTGCATGGACGGTCCAAGTGGAGATGATCAGAGTTGCCGTGAACATGTAAAAGGCGAAGAGAAAAATGGAAGAGGAATTGGCCATAGTTTTTGCTCTGTTTTGCTGTCTTGGCCTATACAAGAAAATAGAGTAGTTTTGGTTGCCAACTTGTTTTAAAGTAGTTGAGTCTCAATCTTGGACTCGgttttataataataagaacAAGTGAATAAAGCTAACCTAAGAAGGAACGAAAAGCTAATTTAATGGAATGGGATGCTCTTTTCTTCAACGAGGCTAATTACTTTATTGACCCTCACCACACCAGTTCAAACTTCTTGTAATTGCTACAAAGAAAGCTGAAATTGGATGAACCTGGGACTTGTTCAAAACCTACcaagaaaaggaaatcaaCCACTAACTAAAATAATGCTGCTAGATTAATTACGTCAAATCCAAAGCATCTTCTTAGCCTTTgtgaaataaaaaacaaacaaaaaaaacaaaatgtagaAACGATCCAAGTTTTGTGATTTACGCAAtcgtttttactttttatcaACAAACCGAGTACAAGTAGACGGTAGACtcatgaaaatatatataatttattccaaTCGTTGACATTGATattgtttttgaaaattcGTGCCAGCCAGCACTTACAACAACTTGGAGTCACTTAGGCCGACTTTAAACAACAGATTTAGACTTCAGGCTTCATCTATATGCACAGACTATTCTTTTTAACAACagcttttcttaattctataTAATAACCCAGTTGGCCAGCTCGGGGTGCGAAAACAAAAGGAATTGCATGGTGGTTTGGGGCAcgagtctttttttttttttttttgttgcccTTTTCTTTAAGTTCATGGAAGGGCGAGGAAGAGAGTTCATgagaatatatttaaagagtatatccaagcggctatactcctaCAATACGCTTCACAATCTTCTTGAAGTTTACAAGGTTAGCATTGGTTAACTGGAGCAAGTGATTGTGCACGAGTTTTACTCATAACTCAGAAAAAAGGAATTCACAATACTGGATGTTGTTCATGGCAGGATCCACGCCTTCGTAACTCGGAAAAACAGAGGCCTAAAGTCCATCATTATCAGGGAACCAATTGATTCAGTACGTGTGCCTCGCCTAACCTCATCattattgaattttatttaaatggcAAAGTTGCACAAGTGAAGAAAACCTTTCAATTGCGTTCAGATGTCTAGTCATACATTCTTCAACAGTAAATGAATATATACACAAGTCCCTTGGTTATGTCACGACTCAGGGGAGGATATCTGTATGGCAAAGACGTTTAAAGGggtaaaaaatatatttagagCGTGCtgcccggctatactccttgtatggaaaaatatatttatagagtatagccagacggctatactctttaaataaataaaaaatatttaaacagtacagccggacggctatactatatgaataaacaatattttaacaagtatagccgcgcggctgtacgttttgaataaaaaatatatttaaagcgtatagccgcgcggctgtacgccttgaataaaaaatatatataaagcgtgtagccgcgcggctgcacttcttgaataaaaaaatatatttacaGAGTATCGCCAAGCCGCTGTACGCCTTgaatacaaaaatatatttacaGGGTATAGCcggtttaaataaaaaatatttaaatagtctagccgcacggctatactccttgaataaaaaaatatttacagagtatagccgcgcggctatatactatgaataaaaaatatatttgaagaGTATAGCCACTCGGCTGGACTTCTTGAATAATAGAAAATACGTAAAAAGCATAGAAAGAAACttctttgtatatatatacataccaAATATCAAGATTTATTTCCACCGACTTTCAAAATGCAAGATGTTGAGGATATTACAGATGTATTCAATTCCaagaaaatattagaaattGGGGGAGGGGAAGTGTAAGAATAAGATGATTGCCTCACAGAGGCATCTACAAGAAGAGGTGGCTCCTATCTTTCTAGTTTGCTAAGCAATGCTTCTATTGGTGGCAGCTCCTTGACAATTTGTTGCCAGTCAGGCATGCCCTGCAAAGACATGGGAGTATTACAGATGTATTCTActccaaaaacaacaaaaaagaaaaaggaaaaggagacGAAGACATTCGGAATTTAAGTTTTCCTTTTAGGTCACCAGTTTAAACGTTTAGTGTATGGTGTCACGGGACGAGCGAGCGGCGCTGCGCGGCGGAAGCGAAACACAAATTCTCGCCACTCAAAGCACTCCCGTGTGGCCCAGGATCCCTTCGGATCCCAGTCAGCCTTCTCCCACTTCATGATCTTCATGACTCTCACAACTCCGCGAGAGGTTTACCTTCAGGTGTTGTCTCTTACTAGACAACGAGTCACACTACCGTCTGACTATACAATCACTCCGCATCCGGCAACGAACCCTCGACGCCCATACATCAAGCGTTGCATAAGACACGTCAACTGCATCGACCACGTCGCATGCTTTCCTCATGTCTCGCTCATGCCCAAGTCAAGACATAGCGATCTAACACACCATCGGTTTACCCACACTTCTGTCGGTCATTCCTTTAGCGTTCACGATAGCCCACATCCTCAAGCTATACACGCAAGCTGTCATACTTGCATGTCGCCCAAGCCTTGGCGACATATATATTCCGAATGTCCCACATAACCATCTATGCATTGCATGGGGTCGCAACCCATGCGTACCGGCATCCGAATATCTTCCTTCAATATTAGACAAGGCCGAACCCAAGCCAAGTCCATCGAGTATTGTCATATGTCTCGCTAGCCGATGGCATAGCGAATGCCATATGTTGACCTCACTCTTTCCAACGATGCGCAATACGAACGGCCCCGCGTGTTCGTACTGTCCTCGGGAATTCCTTTCCTTCGGAGGCACAGATTATCCTTTAACAATCTTATGCCCGCCCTTATGACTATCTCCAATGTCATAAGGATGCTCGCTTAGTGCCACAAGGGTGTAAGCACCAGGGGTGGTGGAGAGCATGACACCATGTCACCCCCTATATAGCATTTTATGCATTTAGCCTTCTGCCAGGAGGGAACATCACCTATGCACGAGGAGTCATAATTGGGCATAACTTCTTCATACGAACTCCGAATGGCAAACCGTCAGTTGCGTTTCATGCGTCTCGACATCACGAACATATTCCGTATTTTGGGTTTCCTCAGATTCCTCCCGTAACCTTCGGAAATacccaaaataccctttaCAAGTGCAACTCGGCCAACACCTACCATTCTAGCTCTTAAGCTATCGCCCGTCCACACTTGGACTACCTCATAAGCGCATAGATGTCCCAACGGAGTCACGGTAACACTTGTCTAAGTGCGACCCGTGACAATGGGCACAGAATGGAAAAGAACTCCGTTTTAGGGTGAATATTATTTGAAATGAAATGCAGGAAATCCTGAATGTCAGCAGTGGGGGATCAGAAACTCAAATCCTGAACTTGAATAGCCATATATGCACTTACTTTGCCTGACCTTCGAACCCGACCATCTAGGCGCAGTATAATATAGACATCCTCACCAGGAGTAACTCCTTCAGACTTTTGCTGATCCCTTATCCACCTAAACAAGCATTATGAAATCTTTAGCCATACAGAACCAAATAATGCAAATACACATGAAACATTTTGTCATTTAGAATAATAAATTGGTGGTGAAGCGTGGAGGCAGTATAGAGTAGCATGTAACCTTTCCCATTCTGAAGGGGATACAACCTCAGCCTTGAACCGAATTTCAGCTTTTAACTTTGACTTCGCAGTTATAGATTGAGTTCGTTTCTCGAATTCTTCCTACCATGGAGCCATTAGATTGTGTGAAGAATGAAGTAAACTATTGAAATCTAAAGCTTGTTTAGGAAATTCACCTAGTTCTAGAAGGATGATGCTTGCAAGCAAACTATAGATGGGAGACTCTGCAACTTACCCCAATGGAAGGAAGAGCCGCAGCTGCCTTTGAAGGTGCACCGAAGCCTTTCTTCTCTATTTGAGGTGCCCTAACTTCATCCCAGATGACAGGAACTAAAAGAACACCCCTTCTTAGGAGCTCGGTTCGAAACCTCGCTGCCTGCTGGATACTTAAGGAAACAGTCGCCTTCTTCCCTGCTAAAATAACCTAAATCATAGACCTTATCTAATCATTGGCATATTCCAGATaatgaaaacagaaaacagatGTAGAGAACAAAATGCACTGCACCAACGTACAACCAACATAGACATATTCCAGAAATTGGAATAAGTAAGCATTGGTACTCACAGGCCTAACAGTGTCTCGCAACTGCACAAGTTCAACAATCCTATTGGTGGAGAGGCGCAACGGCAACCTCGATAGATTTTCATCACGAGATATTTGTGTAAGTTGTTCCTCCTCCTTCTTGTTTTCCCATAAAAATAACGCCACAAGAACAATAAGACCTGTAGATTACTGATTCAAAAGCTTAGTCATGTTAAAAAGCAGgtcacaaaaacaaaagttcagTCAATATCGTACTCAATTCTTTACTTTCCTAAGCAATTGAAAGAAGATATAACTGTCAATGAACATCCAACCCAAAAAGACCGATGTAGGATTATTCTTTATAACAAGGTTATCTCATCAAAGGCACTATATATGGATCAACTCAGTACTTTTGTACCAAAAAATAGGGGAAAAACCATACTTTTTATATGCAAGTAAAAGCACTAGATGTTACCTCCAATGTTAATAACGACATTGCCAGCAGTTTCCCAGAGATCAGGAGCATCATCACCACCTGAAATTGCACGGAACAGCCTGGGTACAGTAAAGAACGTTGAGATTCCTGCAGCTGCCGAGAACGCCACATAGAAGAATCTCCTAATTCCACGGAATGGTGCTTGGACTTCACTAATGAGTTTGAGATCTCTCCTAAAACTGTAGCCTATATCTTCCCCACCTAGTCTAGCCTgtacaaataataaataattgttAATAAGGATGTCCAAGGATGGAAGAAATCATAGCAAGTTTTCAACAGTAATTAACAGCTATTCATGTGATTCCATCACTTTCATACTCCAACCCGTTGAAAGAACCAGAGGATGAGATGCACTCTAAAGTCTTTACAGTACAAAATAACTGTCAAAGCATCCATAGTATCCAAATGAAGTAAAACAATGTAAATGTGAacagtttgaactttgagtTTAGTAACA
Proteins encoded:
- the LOC117612165 gene encoding protein LOW PSII ACCUMULATION 1, chloroplastic isoform X1, giving the protein MAVATLALHQQWLSFSNPITRTRPWLPGRTTLTHLQIHKNLAGISLISCSSSSTSQSTDANTETAESCVNLGLQLFSKGRVKDALVQFETALSLDPNPIEVQAALYNKACCHAYKGEGRKAADCLRTALREYNLKFGTILNDPDLASFRALPEFKELQEEARLGGEDIGYSFRRDLKLISEVQAPFRGIRRFFYVAFSAAAGISTFFTVPRLFRAISGGDDAPDLWETAGNVVINIGGLIVLVALFLWENKKEEEQLTQISRDENLSRLPLRLSTNRIVELVQLRDTVRPVILAGKKATVSLSIQQAARFRTELLRRGVLLVPVIWDEVRAPQIEKKGFGAPSKAAAALPSIGEEFEKRTQSITAKSKLKAEIRFKAEVVSPSEWERWIRDQQKSEGVTPGEDVYIILRLDGRVRRSGKGMPDWQQIVKELPPIEALLSKLER
- the LOC117637864 gene encoding protein RALF-like 33 codes for the protein MANSSSIFLFAFYMFTATLIISTWTVHAGSDHRLSWVPGRTRCPGSIAECMADDEFDMDSEINRRILATSQYISYGALQRNTVPCSRRGASYYNCKPGAESNPYNRGCSAIARCRS
- the LOC117612165 gene encoding protein LOW PSII ACCUMULATION 1, chloroplastic isoform X2, giving the protein MAVATLALHQQWLSFSNPITRTRPWLPGRTTLTHLQIHKNLAGISLISCSSSSTSQSTDANTETAESCVNLGLQLFSKGRVKDALVQFETALSLDPNPIEVQAALYNKACCHAYKGEGRKAADCLRTALREYNLKFGTILNDPDLASFRALPEFKELQEEARLGGEDIGYSFRRDLKLISEVQAPFRGIRRFFYVAFSAAAGISTFFTVPRLFRAISGGDDAPDLWETAGNVVINIGGLIVLVALFLWENKKEEEQLTQISRDENLSRLPLRLSTNRIVELVQLRDTVRPVILAGKKATVSLSIQQAARFRTELLRRGVLLVPVIWDEVRAPQIEKKGFGAPSKAAAALPSIGVSCRVSHL